The genomic interval CAGTTGCAGTTCGACCCACAGCGCTACCTGCTCGCCCTGGCCGACGCGTTCGTCGACGCGGGCGGGCATCTGTTCGAGGGGACGCGCGTGACCGACGTCGACGGTGGCGCCCCCTGTCGCGTCGAGACCGAGTCCGGGAGCGTCACCGCCAGCGACGTCGTCCTCGCGACGCACTTCCCGCTGCTCGACCGGGCGGGCTACTTCGCCCGCCAGTACCCCAAGCGCTCGTACGTCCTCGCGGTGCGCGCGGACGACCCGCCGACCGACGGGATGTACTACTGGCCCGGCGAGACCTACCGCTCGACGCGGACCGCCGAGGTAGACGGCGAGACGCTGACGCTCGTCGGCGGCCAGAACCACAAGACGGGACAGGGCGGGCGCACCCGCGACCGGTACCGCCGCCTCGAATCGGCGGCCCGCGAGCGGTTCGACGTCGAGGACGTCGTCTACCGCTGGTCGACGCAGGACTACGTCTCCGTCGACGGCATCCCCTACGTGGGCCGACTCGGCGCGTTCGCGTCGAACGTCTACGCCGCCACCGGGTTCGGTGGCTGGGGGATGTCGAACGGCACCGCCGCCGGCCTGTCGATAGCGGGCACGATTCTCGACCGCCCCGAGGAGTGGGCGGACGCGTTCGACCCGCTCCGGGTGACGGTCCTGTCGTCGGTCCGGGAGCTCTCGGCGGAGAGCGCCAACGTGGCGCGGCGGTTCGTCGGCGACTGGGCCGAGGGCCTCGCGACGACCGGGGACCGCCTCGGACGCGACGAGGCGACCGTCCGTCGGCGCGGCACCGACGTCCTCGGCGTCTACCGCGACGAGGACGGCGAGGACCACGTCGTCGACGCCGTCTGTCCCCACATGGGCTGTCTCGTCCAGTGGAACGACGGCGAGCGCTCGTGGGACTGCCCGTGTCACGGCTCCCGGTTCGCGGTCGACGGCCGCGTCCTCGACGGCCCGGCGACCGAGGACCTCCCGACGGAGCCCTCGGAGGACCGCTCCCCGGAGTGAGGGCGGCGCGACCGGTAGGGCCGTCGAGTCGTCGCGTCGTGGGGTTGCACGTGCCAGCTTACCGCGTATTGGTCGGACGGTACAATCCCGTCACGAATGACGACACGGAACGACGCTCCCGGACGGTCGACGCGGAGTACAACGACGCGGGCGCTGCTCGGAGCCGGAACGTTCGGGTTCGGGTTCAGCGGTCTCGTCGACGTGCTGTTACTACACCACGTCCTGCAGTGGCACCACCTCGTCTCGGCCGTCTACTCCCCGTCCACGATGGACGGTCTGCGGACGAACATCCTCGCCGACGGCCTGTTCTCGCTCGCGATGGTCGTCATCGCGAGCGTCGGCGCGGGGCTCGTCTGGCAGGCAGAGCGACGGACGAGCGTCCCGCTCGCGATACGACCCGTCGCTGGAGCGGCCGTCGTCGGGCTCGGCCTGTTCGACCTGTTCGACGTGGTCGTCGACCACATGCTGCTCGGCCTCCACCACGCCGTCGGGCAGGGTGGGCGGTACGACCTGCACTGGGCCGTCGTCAGCCTCCTCATCGTCGCCGTCGGGGCGTACATCTACCGAACGAGCACTCCGGGGCGCGACGCCACCGACGAGGCGACCTGAATGGCGCCACCCCCAGGAGTGCTCGCACCGTTCCTCGCGCTCGCACCCCTCCACGGCGGCGCGACGGGCGGCCAGCCACACGTGCTCGTCCTCGCCGTCGCCGTGGTGGCACTGTGGGGCCTCGTCGCGGGGCTCGTGGCCGGTATCGACCGACT from Halomarina salina carries:
- a CDS encoding DUF2243 domain-containing protein, encoding MTTRNDAPGRSTRSTTTRALLGAGTFGFGFSGLVDVLLLHHVLQWHHLVSAVYSPSTMDGLRTNILADGLFSLAMVVIASVGAGLVWQAERRTSVPLAIRPVAGAAVVGLGLFDLFDVVVDHMLLGLHHAVGQGGRYDLHWAVVSLLIVAVGAYIYRTSTPGRDATDEAT
- a CDS encoding FAD-dependent oxidoreductase, which translates into the protein MSDADGLPGRHASPWLANAPETTYDSLDGDATTESVVVGGGIAGLTTATLLAEGGRDVVLLERDRVGGGVTGRSTAKVTSQHGFQYATLERRHGSETARKYGLANQRAVQFVADRVESFDVDCRLERQPAFAMTDATAEIPTVRREVRASQRAGLPATLVEDGPADAVAGVRFADQLQFDPQRYLLALADAFVDAGGHLFEGTRVTDVDGGAPCRVETESGSVTASDVVLATHFPLLDRAGYFARQYPKRSYVLAVRADDPPTDGMYYWPGETYRSTRTAEVDGETLTLVGGQNHKTGQGGRTRDRYRRLESAARERFDVEDVVYRWSTQDYVSVDGIPYVGRLGAFASNVYAATGFGGWGMSNGTAAGLSIAGTILDRPEEWADAFDPLRVTVLSSVRELSAESANVARRFVGDWAEGLATTGDRLGRDEATVRRRGTDVLGVYRDEDGEDHVVDAVCPHMGCLVQWNDGERSWDCPCHGSRFAVDGRVLDGPATEDLPTEPSEDRSPE